In the genome of Limanda limanda chromosome 15, fLimLim1.1, whole genome shotgun sequence, one region contains:
- the mocos gene encoding molybdenum cofactor sulfurase, protein MDFHQLCSFETFLQVCGQYGYGGGLEEVVEQEFARIKGTTYLDHAGATLYPESLLRNYGLDLSRNVYGNPHSHNPSSRLTHDTIERVRYRVLQHFNATPEEYSVIFTSGCTAALKLVAESFPWRPQTASEGAGSHFCFLNDSHTSVVGIRGLTSVRGVVTLPVSPQDVEDRAKDESLGEDDVCQTPHLFCYPAQSNFSGRKYPLSHVKGIQARRLYPACDHRGRWFVLLDAASHVSCSPLNLQECPADFIPVSFYKMFGFPTGLGALLVRNDAAGILTKSYFGGGTAAAYLSGEDYYVHSANISDRFEDGTVSFLAIVALNHSFEALHKITGGMHNIQQHTFGLARYTYMLLSSLCHGNGQPVAWIYTEGQFECPSTQGAIINFNLMDCHGSIIGYSKVDRMASLYNIHVRTGCFCNTGACQSFLGITDQQMRRNLQAGHVCGDAIDLVDGRPTGSVRVSFGYMSTFEDCQKFLNFVAECFVEKPVTVDQKRLEKLKTTTATSPGSNEDPPTKISNGEIYKGDEKEPTEPSLKGFGHRDSESHGEAYTLTSIYIYPIKSCGAHEVHDWPVGPQGLLYDRGWMVVNANGVFLSQKRETRLCLIHPQVHMPSNKLLLQASGMNTISVPLENNAPKQTSYQVCQNKVCGDRVETVDCGDEAASWLSDFLGQPCRLIRQSPYFTRDMKKSPSGAATCTSLSLVNEAQYLMINRASVELIEKQMSRSRDYSEGDQLLDTQNVISRFRANLVITGVQPFEEDNWSHLIIGNTRFVVAGQCGRCQMVGVDQETGTKTKEPLMSLSAYRRGKVTFGVYLTHQLPKGSLSVGCLIHPEPLTL, encoded by the exons ATGGACTTCCACCAACTTTGCTCGTTTGAAACGTTCCTGCAGGTCTGCGGCCAGTACGGTTATGGTGGggggctggaggaggtggtCGAGCAGGAGTTCGCTCGGATCAAAG gaacCACCTACCTGGATCATGCAGGAGCCACCCTGTACCCCGAGTCCCTGCTCAGGAACTATGGCCTGGACTTATCAAGGAATGTCTACG GGAACCCTCACAGCCATAACCCCAGCAGCAGATTGACACATGACACCATAGAGAGGGTCAGATACAG GGTATTGCAGCATTTCAATGCCACCCCCGAGGAGTACTCTGTGATTTTCACTTCTGGTTGTACAGCCGCACTCAAATTAGTGGCAGAGAGCTTTCCCTGGAGGCCGCAGACTGCGAGCGAAGGAGCGGGGAGTCACTTCTGCTTCCTCAACGACAGCCATACCTCTGTAGTTGGCATAAGAGGGTTGACTTCTGTCCGGGGGGTGGTTACCCTGCCTGTCTCCCCACAGGACGTGGAAGACAGGGCAAAGGACGAGTCTCTGGGTGAAGATGATGTTTGCCAGACGCCGCACCTTTTCTGCTACCCAGCGCAGAGCAACTTCTCTGGGAGGAAGTATCCCCTTAGCCATGTGAAAGGCATCCAAGCCAGACGCCTCTACCCAGCGTGCGACCACCGAGGCCGCTGGTTTGTGCTCCTCGATGCCGCCTCTCATGTCAGCTGTTCCCCTCTAAACCTACAGGAGTGTCCCGCTGACTTCATTCCCGTCTCCTTCTACAAGATGTTTGGCTTCCCCACAGGGCTCGGGGCCCTTCTTGTCCGTAACGATGCAGCAGGCATACTAACAAAGTCTTATTTTGGAGGAGGCACAGCAGCAGCTTACCTTTCTGGAGAAGATTATTATGTGCATTCAGCAAACATTTCTGACAG ATTTGAAGATGGAACTGTCTCTTTCTTGGCCATTGTTGCTCTGAATCACAGCTTTGAAGCTcttcacaagatcacag GGGGCATGCATAACATCCAACAGCACACGTTCGGCTTGGCCCGCTACACTTACATGCTGCTGTCAAGTCTTTGCCATGGCAACGGGCAACCGGTGGCTTGGATTTACACCGAAGGCCAGTTTGAATGTCCGAGCACACAGGGTGCAATTATAAACTTTAACCTAATGGATTGTCATGGATCGATAATTGGGTATTCTAAG GTGGACAGAATGGCCAGTCTGTACAACATTCACGTGCGCACAGGCTGCTTCTGCAACACAGGGGCCTGTCAGTCCTTCCTGGGGATCACCGATCAGCAGATGAGGAGAAACCTGCAG GCCGGCCACGTCTGTGGAGACGCCATCGACCTGGTGGACGGCCGGCCGACCGGATCGGTTCGCGTGTCCTTTGGTTACATGTCAACGTTTGAAGACTGTCAAAAGTTCCTTAACTTTGTTGCTGAGTGCTTTGTGGAGAAACCGGTCACAGTGGACCAAAAGAGACTTGAAAAGCTAAAAACAACCACAGCGACATCCCCGGGCTCAAATGAAGATCCGCCGACCAAAATTTCTAATGGAGAAATATATAAAGGAGATGAGAAGGAGCCCACAGAACCATCACTGAAGGGATTtggacacagagactcagaaaGCCACGGGGAGGCTTATACTCTCACCAGCATCTACATATATCCCATCAAATCATGTGGAGCACATGAG GTGCACGACTGGCCGGTGGGACCACAGGGTTTACTCTACGACAGAGGCTGGATGGTTGTGAACGCAAACGGCGTGTTTCTGAGTCAGAAGAGAGAAACACGTTTATGCCTAATTCACCCACAAGTCCACATGCCTTCAAACAAATTGCTCCTGCAGGCTTCAG GAATGAACACCATTTCTGTTCCTTTGGAAAACAACGCTCCAAAGCAGACAAGCTATCAGGTGTGCCAGAACAAAGTTTGTGGTGACAG GGTGGAGACTGTCGACTGTGGGGATGAGGCTGCTTCGTGGCTTTCAGACTTTCTTGGACAGCCGTGCCGTCTGATAAGACAAAGTCCTTATTTCACCCGAGACATGAAGAAGAGCCCGAGCGGAG CTGCCACCTGCACATCCCTCTCCCTGGTGAATGAAGCTCAGTATCTCATGATCAACCGTGCCAGTGTGGAGCTCATTGAGAAACAAATGAGCCGCAG tcgGGACTATTCCGAGGGCGATCAGCTCCTTGACACACAGAATGTCATTAGCCGCTTCCGAGCCAATTTAGTCATCACTGGAGTCCAACCATTTGAGGAAGATAATTGGTCACACTTGATTATTGGCAACACTCGATTCGTG GTGGCAGGGCAGTGCGGAAGGTGCCAGATGGTGGGAGTAGACCAGGAAACAGGAACCAAAACAAAAGAGCCGCTTATGTCTCTGTCTGCTTACCGCAGAGGGAAG GTGACTTTTGGTGTGTACCTGACCCATCAGCTACCCAAGGGCTCCCTCTCTGTTGGCTGCCTCATACACCCTGAGCCACTCACTTTGTGA